DNA sequence from the Deinococcus depolymerans genome:
GCATTATGCCTCATTCTCGTCGTCTTCCAGGCCCTGCATCTTGCGGCGCAGGGTCTCCACGGCCGCCGTGATCTCCGGCTCCCGGCCCACCTGCTCCGTCACCTTGTTGATGGCGTGCATGACCGTCGAGTGATCCCGCCCGAAGAACTGCCCGATTTCCGGCAGTGAATGGTCCGTCAACTCACGGATCAGGTACTGCGCCACCTGACGTGGCAACACCACCTCACGCACCCGGCCGGAGCCCCGGATCACGTCCGGCGGCATGTTGTAGTGCGCCGCCACCTGCTTGAGCACGTCCATCATCTCGACCTTGACTTCCTGCGGCGTGAACACGTTGCTCAGCGCCTTGGCCGCCACCGCCCGGCTGAACGGCACGTTGTTCAGGCTCGAAAACGCCACCACCCGCATCAGCGCGCCCTCCAGTTCCCGGATGTTGGTCGTCACCTGCCGCGCGATCAGTTCGAGCACCTCCTGCGGAATGTCGATGCGGTTGTGCTCGGCATTCATCTTCAGGATCGCCACGCGCGTCTCGTACTCCGGCGACTGGATGTCCGTGATCAGACCCCACTCGAACCGGCTGCGCAGCCGTCCCTCCAGCGTCTGGATGTCCTTCGGCGGCCGGTCGGAACTCAGGATGATCTGCTTGTGGTTCTCGTACAGCGCGTTGAAGGTGTGGAAGAACTCCTCCTGCGTGCGCTCCTTCCCCGCCAGGAACTGGATGTCGTCGACCAGCAGCAGGTCCACCGAGCGGTACCGGTTGCGGAACTGCGTCATGCGGTCCTCGCGGATCGCGTTGATCAGGTCGTTCGTGAACGACTCGGTCGAGACGTACTCGATCCGCTTGCCCGGAAAACGCTCGGTCATGTAATGCCCGACCGCGTGCATCAGGTGGGTCTTGCCCAGCCCGACGTCCCCGTAGATGAACAGCGGGTTGTACGCCTTGCCGGGGGACTCCGCGACGGCCAGCGCCGCCGCATGCGCCAGGTTGTTGTTCGGGCCCACCACGAAGTTCTCGAAGGTGTACTTGGGGTTCAGGACCTTGCGGTTCTCGACCGGCGCGGACGCCGGGACGGCCCGCCCGGCCGGGGTCGGCGGCGGCGGTGGCGGATCGCTGGGCAGCAGCAGGGCGTCCTGCGCGGCGGGCAGCACCTGGAAACTCACCTGCGGGTTCTGCGCGCCCAGACTGCGCAGCGCATCCTCCAGCAACTCCAGGTAATGCTTGCGGAACCACTCCTGCGCGAACGAGTTCCGCACGCCCAGCACCAGCGACCCCTCCTGAACGCCCAGGTTCTTCACGGGGGCGAACCACGTGTGGTATTCCACCTCTGAAATGTTCTTGCGGACGTACCCAAGCACGTCCGCCCAGATTTCCTGCGAGATAAGGCGCACCTCCCTTAAGGCACTCTTGAAGCGGGAGTCAGCATACCACCCGCCCCGCCTTCTCTCGGGGCCACCCAGGAGAGAAGCGCGGGCGGCCGCTGTTCTACCGGGCCTGTTCTTCTCTCCACCGGGCCAGGGCCTGCGCCTCGCGCGCTGGCGTCAGGGCGTAGGTCAGTCCGGCCCCGGCACTCCAGGCGCGGGTGTCACGGGCCGTCACCTCCGGGCCGCGCAGGGTCAGACCCGCCGCGAGGGCACGCCCGGCATCCACGTCCATCAGGCCTGCCTGCTCCGCGTGTTCCGGAATGAACAGCGGCACCTCCCGGAACCCCAGGCCCAGACCCTCAAGTGCGTCCGCCGGCACCCACACCGGCCGCCGGATGCCCAGCACACCCGCGAAGTGCGCCCAGCTCAGGCGCGGCCCGGCCACGTTGAACACGCCTCCCAGGTTCTTCTCTGCGACCCGCACCGTGAACGCGGCGAGGTCCCGCGCGTCGATCACCTGCACGTGATCCTCGCCGCTGCCGGGCAGCAGGGTCTCCCCTCCCCCACCGGCCCGGTCCGGCCAGTACGGGTAGCGGGCCGTGTGATCGAACGGCCCCGCCACGATCTGCGGCCGCAGGACCGTCGCGCGGTCCCCGAACACCTCCTGCACGACCTGCTCGCAGGCGACCTTCAGCGGGCCGTAACTGGCGCCCGTCACCTCGGTCTGATCCTCGGGCGCGGGCGGCAGCAGCGGGTCGTCCTCCCGGACCGGGTGCCGCCCCGGCTCGGCGTACACGCTGACCGTGCTGACGAACACGTAGCGGCCCACCCGGTCCCGCAGCTCCGCGGCACTCGCCCGCACGGCCCCTGGCGTGTACCCGCTGACATCCACGCAGGCGTCCCAGGCTCGGCCCGCCAGGGCGTCCAGACCACCGGTCCCGGTCCGGTCGCCACGCAGCCGCTCGACATTCTGTGGCAGTTCGTCCGGGGACTGCCCGCGCGTCAGGATGCTCACGCGGTGCCCGCCCGCCAGGAACGCCAGCACGATGTGCCGGCCCACGAACTGCGTACCGCCCAGAATCAGGATGTCCATGCGTCTATCCTGTCACCCATGAAGGTGAGGTTCACGCCGGGCCGCGTCCGCGCCCGCATCGACGATCTGGAACTCGCGGCCCTGACGCGCGGCGAGTCCCTCGAGACCCGCGTCGAGTGGCCCGGCGGAGGCTGGGTGCTGACCCTCGACCCGCACGGAGACACGCTGAGCGGGGACGCCGGGCACCTGCGCGTGGGCCTGCGTGCCCGCCTGCCGGAGCTGCTGGACCCCGCGCAGGAAGGCGTGACCCTGAATGGCCCGCCGCGCGTGACGGTGGAAAAGGACTTCGGCCCGCAGCACGGCTGATCCTGCCAGGGGCCGTGCCGGCTGGGTCAGCGTCGGCTCCAGCGGCCCCCGACCTCCTCGACCAGTCCGGCGAGTTGCAGCATGACCAGCGCGGTCTGCACATCTGCCAGCGGCAGGCGCGTGCGGGCCTGAAGGTCGTCCAGGGTGGAGGGCGCGGCGATGACGGCCAGCACCTGCGCCTGCTCGGGCGGGAGGTTCAGCGCGGGTTGCTGCGGCACGCTGCCCCAGCCCAGTTCGGTCAGGATGTCGGCGGCCGACTCGGTCAGGACCGCGCCGTCGCGGATCAGGGCGTGCGGCCCGGCGGCGCGCGCATCCCCGGCGCGGCCCGGCACGGCGAACACGGTGCGCCCGCACTCCAGCGCGTGCGTGGCGGTGATCAGCGACCCGCTCCTGCGTTCGCCCTCGACGACCAGCGTCCCGGCGCTCAGCGCGGCGATCAGGCGGTTGCGGGTCGGGAAGTGATGCTGCGCGGGGCCGGTCCCGAGCGGGTACTCGCTGACCAGCGTGAGCCGTTCGGCCAGCCGCTCGTTCTCGCGGGGGTAGATGACGTTCACGGCGCTGCCCAGCACGCCCACGCTGAGGCCGCCCGCCTCGACCGCCGCGCCGTGCGCCGCCGTGTCCACGCCGCGCGCCAGTCCGCTGACCACGACCACGTCCGCGCGGGCCAGGTCCGCCGCGACCGTGCGGGTCAGCGACACCGCGTGAGGACTGGCGGCGCGCGTGCCCACGATCCCGATGGCGCGCGGCACGACCGGCAGGTCCGGCAGGTCGCCCAGCACCCACAGGACCGCCGGGGCGTCCTCCAGGGCGTCCAGGGCGGGCGGGTAACCGTCCAGGCCGCGTCCCAGCAGGGTCACGCCCAGCCGCGCGGCCTCGGTCAGTTCCGCCTGGGCCTGCTCGGCGGCCTTCGGGGTGCCGATGGCGGCCAGACTGCGGGCGTCCAGGCCCGGCACGCCGCGCAGTTCGCTGCGGGGGGCGCGCAGCGCCGCGTGCGCCGACCCGAAGTGCACGCGCAGGCTCTCGGTGCGGCGCGGCCCCAGCCCCGGCGTGAAGCGCAGGGTCAGCAGCGCCAGCAGTTCCTCCGGCGCGGACGGAACGTGCAGGTCGGCGAACAGGGGACGGCTGGTCACCCGGTCAGCATACGGTCCGGGCCGGGCGGCGCGGGGCCGGAATGCGCTCCGCCCGGCGGGGGGGCCGCCCCCCGCTGCGCCCGGCGGGCCGTCAGGAGCGGGCGGGCAGGGGCGGTTCGTTCAGCGGTTCGTTCTCCTCCACGTCGTCCGGTTCGTCGCTCTCGTCGCCCAGCGCCGCGCCGGGAACCGCCAGCGTGAACAGCGCACCCCCCTCCGGGTGATTCTCGCCGGTCAGGGTGCCGCCGTGCATCAGCGCGATCTGCCGCGCCACGCTCAGGCCCAGGCCGCTGCTGCCCGACCCGCTCACGAACGGCTGGAAGATCTGCTCGCCCAGTTCCGGCGGCAGGCCCGGCCCGCTGTCCCGCACCGTGAAGGTCAGCCACTCGGGCGTCTCGGTCAGGTTCAGGGTCACGGTGCCGTCCGCTCCGGCGGCGCGGCGGGCGTTCGCCAGCAGGTTGCGCAGCGCCTGCGTCAGCCGGTCCGGATCGCACAGGATGCCGCCGGTCCAGTCGCCCGTGAAGGCCGTGCCGGGCACCAGCCGGTCCACGCGGCCCCGCAGCGTCCGGGCCGGAATGTAATGCCACGCGAGTTTCATCTCCAGTTCCCCGCGTGCCAGCTGCATCAGGTCCTGTGTGGTGAAGGTCAGTTCGTCCGCGACCAGCGAGGCCCGCTGCACTTCCGGGTCGTTCGTGCGTTCCTCGGCGCGTTGCAGGCTGGCCTTCAGG
Encoded proteins:
- the dnaA gene encoding chromosomal replication initiator protein DnaA, which codes for MSQEIWADVLGYVRKNISEVEYHTWFAPVKNLGVQEGSLVLGVRNSFAQEWFRKHYLELLEDALRSLGAQNPQVSFQVLPAAQDALLLPSDPPPPPPTPAGRAVPASAPVENRKVLNPKYTFENFVVGPNNNLAHAAALAVAESPGKAYNPLFIYGDVGLGKTHLMHAVGHYMTERFPGKRIEYVSTESFTNDLINAIREDRMTQFRNRYRSVDLLLVDDIQFLAGKERTQEEFFHTFNALYENHKQIILSSDRPPKDIQTLEGRLRSRFEWGLITDIQSPEYETRVAILKMNAEHNRIDIPQEVLELIARQVTTNIRELEGALMRVVAFSSLNNVPFSRAVAAKALSNVFTPQEVKVEMMDVLKQVAAHYNMPPDVIRGSGRVREVVLPRQVAQYLIRELTDHSLPEIGQFFGRDHSTVMHAINKVTEQVGREPEITAAVETLRRKMQGLEDDENEA
- a CDS encoding NAD-dependent epimerase/dehydratase family protein, producing the protein MDILILGGTQFVGRHIVLAFLAGGHRVSILTRGQSPDELPQNVERLRGDRTGTGGLDALAGRAWDACVDVSGYTPGAVRASAAELRDRVGRYVFVSTVSVYAEPGRHPVREDDPLLPPAPEDQTEVTGASYGPLKVACEQVVQEVFGDRATVLRPQIVAGPFDHTARYPYWPDRAGGGGETLLPGSGEDHVQVIDARDLAAFTVRVAEKNLGGVFNVAGPRLSWAHFAGVLGIRRPVWVPADALEGLGLGFREVPLFIPEHAEQAGLMDVDAGRALAAGLTLRGPEVTARDTRAWSAGAGLTYALTPAREAQALARWREEQAR
- the dprA gene encoding DNA-processing protein DprA, yielding MTSRPLFADLHVPSAPEELLALLTLRFTPGLGPRRTESLRVHFGSAHAALRAPRSELRGVPGLDARSLAAIGTPKAAEQAQAELTEAARLGVTLLGRGLDGYPPALDALEDAPAVLWVLGDLPDLPVVPRAIGIVGTRAASPHAVSLTRTVAADLARADVVVVSGLARGVDTAAHGAAVEAGGLSVGVLGSAVNVIYPRENERLAERLTLVSEYPLGTGPAQHHFPTRNRLIAALSAGTLVVEGERRSGSLITATHALECGRTVFAVPGRAGDARAAGPHALIRDGAVLTESAADILTELGWGSVPQQPALNLPPEQAQVLAVIAAPSTLDDLQARTRLPLADVQTALVMLQLAGLVEEVGGRWSRR